Genomic DNA from Bacteroides zhangwenhongii:
CGGATTATGTGAATAATTGGTCAGCTCCCCGCTGTCAAAGCGATAAGAGTAAACTCCTTCTCCGGTGGCCGCAATCCATAAAGTACCATTTTTATCGAAGCAAAGGCTGGCCACCATGCCGATATTTCTTCCTTCTTTGGTCTCTTTAAAAAGTTGCCGACAACTACCTGTGGACGGGTTGAAAAGGCAGACTCCGTTCTGTGTGGCGATGACCAGCTTGTCTTTGTAGGGTACGATATCGCGTACAATATCCGATGGCAGTGAAGCAGGATCTCCTGCTTTCATCCGATATATGGTAAAGCGATTGGTTCGCAAGTCGAGTTTATTTAATCCTCCCAGATGGGTACCAATCCACATGATGTCGTTGTTCCGGTCGTAATAGATCGCTTTTACGTTATTGTGCGAAATACTATTTTTCCCTTCTTCATGTCGATACCAACGGTAGGTATTGCTTTTCCGGTTGTAGACATTGACACCTCCCCCTTCGGTGCAAATCCACAGATTACCGTCTTTGTCTTCTGTCATTCTTCCTACAATCGGACTGCTTAAACCTTCTTTTTCCGTGTCTCCTACTTTGTAGCGGGTGTATATTTCGTACTCCGGGTTAAAGTAATTGACACCTCCGAAATAAGTTCCCAGCCAGATGGTTCCCTGACCGTCTTTTACGATACACCAGATAGAAGAGTGAGTGAGTCCGTCCGGTCTTCTGTCATCGGCTGTGTAAACCTGGAACTGACCGCTACTTTTGTCATAACGGTTCAAACCGTAGAATGTCCCTATCCATAAATTACCGGCATTATCTTCGCAACAACTTCTGACAAAGTCGGAACATAGACTGTTCGGTTTTTTGGGGTCATGCCGAAGATTTTCGATGTTACCGTCTGTCGTTATGTGGTATAGTCCTTCCTCCCAGCTACCTATCCATAACTCTTTAGAGGAGTCTTCGTAGATACTTGTGATATTGCCTTTTGTGATAGGTTGGGATACTGTTTTGTTCTCCGACAGGCAGTAAACTCCATTGCCGGTTGTCCCCATCCAGAGGTTCTTTTTATCGTCCAGATGCAGGCAGGATAAAGTGATATCCTTTCCCGCCAAATGATAATAAAGGTCGAAGTTGCCCGTACTTTCGTTATACACGAAAACTTCCTCTCTTTTACCTATATATAGTTTCTCATTATAGTAGATGGCGTCTACATTCCCTTGCAGTAGTGTTTTAAACCGCTGAGTAGTCAGGTCAAATTCTGCGATACCGTCGGTACAAAGCAGGTACACTTTCCCCTTCTTATTTCCGGTGATACGCAATACTGTATTGCTGAACAGGCTGTTCGGGTCATTTTTTTTGAGTTTAAAACTTTTGATATCGTTACCGTTATACCGGTTCAGTCCCTCGCGTGTGCCGATCCATATAATTCCTCTTTCGTCAATATACATGCTATTGACAGAGAACTGTGAAAGGCCGTCATCCGTGGTCAAATGACTGAAAGTGATGTTTTGACCTTGTGTATGGACTGCAGAGATGCTTAAAAACAGCAGAAATAAAAGGGTTACTTTTTTCACTAATTCGTTCTTTTAAGGTATTACTATTGGCAAATATATTGTTTTTATTTGATTTCTGTGAACCTTATTAGAAGAAAGTAACTATATTTGTATCATCCAAACGAAAGAAATATGAAAGTAAAGAAAATTAGTGCGGCTAACGTAGAGGCTTGTTCGCTTCCGAAATTGTTCGATGAAGAAAAGATTGATTTCCAACCCATTCAATGTGTTAATTGGGCTGAGTATCCCTACAAGCCTAAAGTAAATTTTCGCATAGCTCACACGCAGGACTCTATTTTGTTGCATTTTAAGGTAAAGGAAGAGAGTATACGTGCCAGATATGGAGAAGATAATGGTTCTGTATGGACCGACTCCTGTGTAGAATTCTTTTCTATACCGGCAGATGATGGGGTGTATTATAATATTGAATGTAATTGTATCGGAACGATTCTGATTGGTGCAGGTCCTGCACGCAATGGCCGTGAACATGCTCCGAAAGAAATAACCGCCCTTGTGCAACGCTGGTCCAGTTTGGGTAATGTGCCTTTTGAAGAACAGGCTGACGAATCCGGTTGGGAAGTAGCCTTGATCATTCCTTATAAAGTGTTCTTCAAACATCAGATTGATTCCCTTGATGGAAAAGAGATAAAAGCTAACTTCTATAAATGTGGTGATGAGTTGCAGACTCCCCATTTCCTGTCATGGAATCCGATAGAAATAGAGAAACCGGATTTCCATCGTCCCGACTTTTTCGGAACACTGGAGTTTGAATAGCTTCTCACCACAGAGGACGCAGAGGACACGGAGAAAGGAAGATAAAAGTACATAATCCGGATATAATAAAAGCAGATTCATGTAGATATTGCAATGATTAATACTTATGCAATCTACATGAATCTGCTTTTTGGTGTCTTAGGTTTTACTATCTTTATTTTAAAACCTCTGTGTCCTCTGCGTCCTCTGTGGTGAGTATTATTTCACGATACCTCTTTCCGAGTTCTTCACGAAGTTTACGATATTCTCGATCTCCTCACTCATTGGCACTTGATCGATAATTTTCTGCACTGCATCCTGCACACTGAAGTTACCTTGGTAAATCAGGCGATATGCATTGGCAATGTGCCGGAGGACTCTTTCCGAAGTATTGCGGTGTTGTGACAGAACTACGGCATTTACTCCGTGATATGCCACCGGATTTCCCGACATGATAACGTATGGAGGTACATCCTTGGATATGCGGCAACCACTCTGTACGAGCGTCCAGCTACCGATATGACAATATTGATGTAACGTAACATTACCACTTAGGATAACGCAATCGTCCAATGTACACTCTCCGGCAATGGTACTACCAATACCAACTACACAGTTGTTGTTGATCTGTACGTCATGGCAAAGATGTACTTTATCCATCAGATAATTGCCATTTCCTATTTTAGTAGCATTGCCGGCAAATGTAGCACGGCTGATAACTACGTTCTCGCGAATATCATTGTTGTCACCGATAATCAGGCTGCTCTCTTCTCCCGTAAAGTGGAAATCTTGCGGTTCCGCTCCGAGAACGGCATTCTGATGTACCTTGTTCCCTTTTCCCATTTTAGTACCTTTCAGGATACTAGCGTAAGACATGATGATGCAATCATCTCCGATCTCTACATTCTTTTCAATGTAGGCAAAAGGCAGAACTGTTACATTCTTACCTAATTTTGCTTCGGGGTCTACGTAAGCTAACGGACTAATCATAATAGTATTATATATTTAAAGTTATTCTTATCTTCCACCACCCAATGCCTGATAGAGGCTTACTACAGCTTGCATCTGATCAAAGCAGTCGGACACCTGAGAGAGCTGTGCACTCAAATAGGATTGTTGTGCAGACAGTACTTCCAGATAGGTTGAGGTTCCTAAGTTAAACAATTCTTTTGTATCTTCCGAAGCTTTCTGTGCAGATTCTACCTGCATTTTTCTGGATTCTACCTTTTCGCTGGTCTTTTGGTATAGACTTAACGCGTTGCTAACCTCACTACCGGCATTCAATAAGGCCTGTTGGAAAGATAATTTAGCCTGTTCCTCCTGCGCTTTGGCAGCTTTCAAGCGAGCGATGTTCTGTCCCCGATAGAACAAAGGCTGTGTCAGTGAACCAACAACGGAAGCCAATAATTTACCGGGATTAACGATCCCTGCTCCTGAATTGTTTGTCCATCCTGCCGAACCGCTGAGTGTGATTTGCGGATAGAAAGCGGCACGTGCGGAGTTGGTGTCATAGTAGCAACTTGCCAGTGACATTTCGGCTGCTTTTACATCCGGACGGTTGGATAACAATTGAATAGGTATGCCTGCAGAAAGCTCGGTCGGAAGTACTTGTGCTTCCAATACGCCACGCTTGATGGCATGAGGAGCTTCTCCTAAAAAAGTAGACAGGGCGTTCTCCGTTTCACGGATACTTTGTTCGATATCAGGAATGGTAGCAAGTACTTGTGCATAAGCAGCTTTACTTTGTTCAACACCGGCTGAATTGATGTTGTACATTGCTGCATCTTTCATCGCTTCCATTGTTTCGGCATTGCGCTTCAGAATTTCGGCCGTCTCTTTAGTTATTTCCAGTTGGCGGTCAAGCATTAACAACGTGTAGTACATATTGGCTACATTTGAGATTACTTGAGTTTGTACAGCCTGACGGTATGCCTTAACCTGTTTCAAAGTAACCTGTGCATTCCGTTTTGAGTTCAGTAACTGACCGAACAAATCGACTTGCCAACTGGCTGTAACCGGTAATGAATAAGTTTTTGTAGCTGCATTCTTGTTAAAGCTGCTGATTGTTCCTTGTGGAGACAATCCCAAAGATGGGGCATAAGCCAGACGTGCAGACATCAGGGAGGCTTGTGCGGCTTTCACATTCTGCGCGGCAGACAAGAGGTCAGTATTTTGGTTCAGTCCCGCTTCGATGAGAGACTGTAGTTGCGGGTCGGTGAAGACTTCTCTCCACGGCAGATTACCGAAGTTGGTCGTATCCGAAACCAGTGTATCGTTATCCGCTACCGGATCGCGATACAGGCCGGAAGTTGTGATATCTTCGGGTCTGTCATACGACTTATAGATGTGGCAGCTGCTCAAGAGAGCAGTTGCACACAACATATATAGAATCTGTTTCTTCATATCGAATTTCATTATTTAGCGTATTGTTCAATCTCTGTTACAGCATCTGTATTGTCAATATCTTCCCATTCCATCGGTTTAACTTTCTCTTGCAGATACTGGAAGATAACGAATAAAACAGGAACGATAAAGATCTGGCAGATCATACCGATTAACATACCTCCGATAGAAGCAGTACCCAGTGTACGGTTACCGTGAGCACCTACACCGAAAGCAAACATCAACGGAAGCAAACCGACTACCATAGCCAAGGATGTCATCAAAATCGGGCGGAGACGGGCACCGGCACCCAATACGGCTGCCCAAGTGATACTCATACCCATTTTACGGCGGTCGAGGGCAAACTCTACAATCAAGATGGCATTCTTTGCCAACAGACCCATCAACATGATCAATGCAATCTGCATATAGATATTGTTGGACATCGTACCGAGAATCATCTTCAACGCTGAGATATTACCGAGTGCACTTACACCGTTGACAAACAGGAAGCTACCTAACAGACCGAACGGAACGGATAGCAATACGGCCAATGGAAGTATGTAACTTTCGTACTGCGCACTCAATAATAAGTAAACGAATACGAAACAGAGCACAAATATCAGCCCGGTAGCACTTCCGCTACTCTGAGCCTCTTCACGTGCCATACCTCCTAATTCATAGGTATAACCGGTAGGCAGGTTTTCTTGAGCAACCTCTGCAAGAGCAGCCAGTGCCTGACCGGAGGTATAACCACTGGCAGGAGCTACCATCACCTTCATGGAAGTATAAAGGTTGAAACGGCTGATAATATCCGGACCATATACCTTCTCTACAGAGATGAACTGGGCGATCGGAGCCATTTCACCTGCACTGTTGCGTACCTTGATATTCTTCAGAGATTCCAGATTCTTACGTGACAATGGATCAGACTGAATCATAACACGATACATCTTACCAAAACGGTTGAAGTTAGATGCATACAGACCTCCATAATATCCTTGCATAGTTGTAAGGATATCGCTCGGACTGATACCAGCTTTCTTACAAGCCGCCGCATCGATGTCGATCATATATTGCGGGAAGTTCGGGTTGAAAGATGTTTTTGCCGAGTTGATTTCCGGACGTGCTTCCAAGGCTGCCGTGTAATCATTTACTACATCAAAGAACTTGTTCAAGTCACCACCGGTCTTATCCTGCATATTCACCTCGATATCTGTAGATGCCGAATATCCCGGGATCATAGGAGGAGCGAAGAACAATACCTGTGCTTCTTTGATAATCTTCTGTGCGCGCATATATAAGGAGCCGACTACAACGTCCGAGTTCTGTATCATAGAACGTTCATCCCAGTCCTTTAGCTTGATGATGAAAGAACCGTAAGAAGGTCCCTGACCACCGATGAAGCTAAATCCGGAAATCATGGTTCGTGATAATACAGCAGGGTCAGAAGCGATCAGACTGTCTACGCGTGCCAAGATTTTCTCAGAACGGTCTTGTGATGTACCCGGCGGCAATGTTACTGCTCCCATCAAGGTTCCGGTATCTTCGTTCGGTACCATACCTGTCGGCGTGGTGTTCATGAAGAATATAAGCAGTACGATAGAGGCGGTAACTAATCCCATAGACAGCCATTTCTTCTGAATAAAGAACAATACACGTTTTTTGTAACGTTTCAGGATAGACTCGTATGTATCGTTGAATCTGTTCTTGAACTTCTTCGTACTCATACCGATCAGTGCCAGGATACTAAGAAGTACAAAAATTGCGGTAACCACCGGATTGAGACTGAAGAAACCGAAAATCATACCGAGAATAGCAATAATCGTGAAAGTAAGTGTGATTCCCGGATGTAGCATTTTTCCGATAGCTTCGGTGTATCTGTTGATCATGGTCGTATGAGCTGCCGTATAAGCTACTTTCATACGTTCCTTCAATGTCGAATCTTCCGTTCCATCTTCCTTTTTATGCGGTTTTAGAAGAACAGCACACAAAGCCGGACTCAATGTCAAAGCGTTCAATGCAGACAAACCGATAGCGATAGCCATAGTCATACCGAACTGGCGATAGAATGTTCCTGCCGTACCTCCCATGAAACTTACCGGGACGAACACGGCCATCATGACTAACGTAATAGATACGATAGCACCACCCAGTTCATTCATGGCGTCGATAGAAGCCAGACGGGCGGAAGTATAACCTTGGTCAAGCTTGGCATGCACACCCTCGACGACCACAATGGCATCGTCGACCACAATCGCAATGGCTAGGACGAGCGCACATAATGTCAGCAAGTTCAAACTGAATCCTACCAAAGACAGGATAAAGAAAGTACCGATAAGAGCTACCGGAATGGCAATGGTTGGAATCAACGTAGAACGTAAATCCTGCAAGAAGATATATACCACAATAAACACCAGGATAAATGCCTCGATCAATGTCTTCAACACCTCGTGAATAGAAGCGAACAAGAAGTCATTGGCATTCATGGAAATGTTAAGCTTCAATCCGGTAGGCAAGGTTTTTGATGCTTCATCCAGCAGTTGCTCAATATCACTGATGGTCTGTGTTGCATTGGTTCCTGCCATCTGGTATACGATACAGGTTACTGACTTGTGGCCGTCTACACGGTTTGTAAAGTTATAACCCAAACGATCCAATTGAATTTCTGCTATATCTTTCAAGCGGAGTACCTCACCGTCAGGCAGAGATTTGATAACGATGTTTTCAAACTCTTCCGGTTGTTGCAGACGTCCTTTGTAGCGGATGGTATATTGGAATGTCTGATTACTGCGTTCACCGAATTGTCCGGGAGCAGCTTCGACATTCTGTTCCGCTAAGGCTGCAGAGACATCACCGGGAACAAGTTTGTACTGTGCCATGACATCCGGTCTCAACCAGATACGCATAGAATAGTCCTGCCCCAAAACGTTTGCATCACCTACACCCTGTACACGTTGAACCTGAGGAATCAAGTTGATCTTAGCGTAGTTTTCAATAAATGATTCGCTATATGTATCTGTCTCGTCATAGAGAGAGAATACTACCAACATGGAAGTCTGGCGTTTCTGTGTGGTTACACCGACTTTGGTTACTTCGGCAGGCAACAGACCTTGTGCCATGGAGACACGGTTTTGTACATTGACGGCAGCCATGTCCGGGTCTGTTCCTTGTTTAAAATAGATGGAAATATCACCGGAACCCGTATTGGATGCAGTTGAT
This window encodes:
- a CDS encoding carbohydrate-binding family 9-like protein, yielding MKVKKISAANVEACSLPKLFDEEKIDFQPIQCVNWAEYPYKPKVNFRIAHTQDSILLHFKVKEESIRARYGEDNGSVWTDSCVEFFSIPADDGVYYNIECNCIGTILIGAGPARNGREHAPKEITALVQRWSSLGNVPFEEQADESGWEVALIIPYKVFFKHQIDSLDGKEIKANFYKCGDELQTPHFLSWNPIEIEKPDFHRPDFFGTLEFE
- the lpxA gene encoding acyl-ACP--UDP-N-acetylglucosamine O-acyltransferase translates to MISPLAYVDPEAKLGKNVTVLPFAYIEKNVEIGDDCIIMSYASILKGTKMGKGNKVHQNAVLGAEPQDFHFTGEESSLIIGDNNDIRENVVISRATFAGNATKIGNGNYLMDKVHLCHDVQINNNCVVGIGSTIAGECTLDDCVILSGNVTLHQYCHIGSWTLVQSGCRISKDVPPYVIMSGNPVAYHGVNAVVLSQHRNTSERVLRHIANAYRLIYQGNFSVQDAVQKIIDQVPMSEEIENIVNFVKNSERGIVK
- a CDS encoding TolC family protein; translated protein: MKKQILYMLCATALLSSCHIYKSYDRPEDITTSGLYRDPVADNDTLVSDTTNFGNLPWREVFTDPQLQSLIEAGLNQNTDLLSAAQNVKAAQASLMSARLAYAPSLGLSPQGTISSFNKNAATKTYSLPVTASWQVDLFGQLLNSKRNAQVTLKQVKAYRQAVQTQVISNVANMYYTLLMLDRQLEITKETAEILKRNAETMEAMKDAAMYNINSAGVEQSKAAYAQVLATIPDIEQSIRETENALSTFLGEAPHAIKRGVLEAQVLPTELSAGIPIQLLSNRPDVKAAEMSLASCYYDTNSARAAFYPQITLSGSAGWTNNSGAGIVNPGKLLASVVGSLTQPLFYRGQNIARLKAAKAQEEQAKLSFQQALLNAGSEVSNALSLYQKTSEKVESRKMQVESAQKASEDTKELFNLGTSTYLEVLSAQQSYLSAQLSQVSDCFDQMQAVVSLYQALGGGR
- a CDS encoding efflux RND transporter permease subunit gives rise to the protein MKLDNFINRPVLSTVISILIVILGAIGLATLPITQYPDIAPPTVSVRATYTGASASTVLNSVIAPLEEQINGVENMMYMTSTASNTGSGDISIYFKQGTDPDMAAVNVQNRVSMAQGLLPAEVTKVGVTTQKRQTSMLVVFSLYDETDTYSESFIENYAKINLIPQVQRVQGVGDANVLGQDYSMRIWLRPDVMAQYKLVPGDVSAALAEQNVEAAPGQFGERSNQTFQYTIRYKGRLQQPEEFENIVIKSLPDGEVLRLKDIAEIQLDRLGYNFTNRVDGHKSVTCIVYQMAGTNATQTISDIEQLLDEASKTLPTGLKLNISMNANDFLFASIHEVLKTLIEAFILVFIVVYIFLQDLRSTLIPTIAIPVALIGTFFILSLVGFSLNLLTLCALVLAIAIVVDDAIVVVEGVHAKLDQGYTSARLASIDAMNELGGAIVSITLVMMAVFVPVSFMGGTAGTFYRQFGMTMAIAIGLSALNALTLSPALCAVLLKPHKKEDGTEDSTLKERMKVAYTAAHTTMINRYTEAIGKMLHPGITLTFTIIAILGMIFGFFSLNPVVTAIFVLLSILALIGMSTKKFKNRFNDTYESILKRYKKRVLFFIQKKWLSMGLVTASIVLLIFFMNTTPTGMVPNEDTGTLMGAVTLPPGTSQDRSEKILARVDSLIASDPAVLSRTMISGFSFIGGQGPSYGSFIIKLKDWDERSMIQNSDVVVGSLYMRAQKIIKEAQVLFFAPPMIPGYSASTDIEVNMQDKTGGDLNKFFDVVNDYTAALEARPEINSAKTSFNPNFPQYMIDIDAAACKKAGISPSDILTTMQGYYGGLYASNFNRFGKMYRVMIQSDPLSRKNLESLKNIKVRNSAGEMAPIAQFISVEKVYGPDIISRFNLYTSMKVMVAPASGYTSGQALAALAEVAQENLPTGYTYELGGMAREEAQSSGSATGLIFVLCFVFVYLLLSAQYESYILPLAVLLSVPFGLLGSFLFVNGVSALGNISALKMILGTMSNNIYMQIALIMLMGLLAKNAILIVEFALDRRKMGMSITWAAVLGAGARLRPILMTSLAMVVGLLPLMFAFGVGAHGNRTLGTASIGGMLIGMICQIFIVPVLFVIFQYLQEKVKPMEWEDIDNTDAVTEIEQYAK